The region GGCTTCACGGAGCGAACCCTGGGCCTCGTCGCCACCGCCATGGTCCTCGGCACCATGGCCGGCACCCTCCCCATCGGTCTGCTCGCCGCACGCTTCGGTCTCAGCCGAGTCGTGCTGACCTGCCTCCTGCTCGTCGGCCCCATCTTCATCGCCCGCACCGCCTTCCTGACCCTACCCATACAGCTTGCGCTCGCCTTCCTCAGCGGCATGGTCGTCTGCGGCTGGGTCGTCGGCCTCTCACCCCTCGTCGCAGGTGTCTCCACTGAGGCAAAACGCCCCTTCGCCTTCAGCCTCCTCTTCAGCGTCGCCATCCTCAGTTGCGGCGCGGGAGGCTTCCTCGGCGGTCATCTTCCCGGCTGGCTCGCACGCGTCGTCCACAGCCCCAGCCAGTCCGCAGTCCTCATCGCCGGTTCGCTCCTGGCCATGACCGCCGCATGGCCCATCGCACGCCTCACCCCAGCCCTGCGTCACGCATTAGCGCCGAGTCCCACCCGCAGCATCCTGCCCCCGACCCATCTACTCCGGTTCTTTGCCGCAGGCTCCTTCTACGCCGCAGCCATCGGCTGCTTCACTCCCTTTGTCGGCGTCTTCTTCGTCCACCGGCTAGGCTTCGGTCTCGGTCCCCTTGGAACCCTCTTCTCCGTCCTCCAGGCTCTGGAAGCGCTCGCAGTCCTTGCCATGCCCTTCCTGCTCCGCCGCCTCAGCCTCCCCTCCGGCATCCTCGCCACCCAACTCGCCGGCGCCTGCTCGCTCACCCTCCTCGCAGGCAGTCACGGCGGACTCCAGTCCGCCATCGGCCTCTGCGGCTACCTCGCCGCCTTCCACATGAGCGAGCCCTTCTTCCAGACCCTCCTCATGAACCGAGCCGCACCGCAAGAAAGAAGCAGCGCCTCCGCCGCCTGGTTCCTCGCCAACTCCCTCGCCCAGGCCGCAGCCGCCACCCTCGGCGGAGCCATCATCGCCCGCTACGGCTACCCCGTCCTCTTCGCCGGAGCCATCGCCGCTATGATCGCCGCAGCCGCATGTCTCCGCCTCGCCCTTCAGCCCACCCAGCAGGGCCGCCCGGAAGCTCCATCGCCGATGCCTGAGATCGAAGTAAACCCGATCGGGGTCTAAGCCGAGCAACCCGTCAAAAACAAATCCGACAACAACGCGCCCAGCTCCACCGGCGTAAGATCCGTCTCCGCCGAGTACCACGGATAGATACAGTTCACCATCCCCAGCAGCACCAGCCCCATCAGCTTCACCGGCACATCTCCCCGCAGCAATCCCGCCTCCTGCGCCTCCCCAAACACCCCGCGCAGCAGCCCCTCATACCCATCCCGCCGCTCCACGATCTCCCGCTTCCGCTCCCCCGTCAGCGCGTGCAGTTCGTCATTGGCGGAGGCATGCCAGCTCTGGTGCTCCAGCAGGCAGACCACATGCGCCGTAATCAGCACGTGCACCCGCTCGATCGGGTCGGTCCTCCCAGCCAGCGCCCCCTCCACCCCCGCATGCAGATGCTCCACCGCCGCCCGCGAGATCTGATAAATCAAATCCTCTTTACTCGACGCATAGTGATACACCGTAGCCTTCTGAATCCCCGCCGCCTCCGCAATCTCACGCATCGACGTAGCAAAGTATCCGCTCCGCGCAAACAGCGCGCACGCCGCATCCAGCAGCCGAGCATGACCTAGCCGCAGCTCCGGTCCCTTGGCCACACCCGCCACAACCTCCCGCACCGTTGAATCGCCCTTCCAGGCCGCGCGAGTCGAAGCAGTCATCGCGCCGTTCAAATAGATCGAAAAGAAGATCCCATCCAGCTCATCCACCGTATAAGCCGCACCCGGCCGATACCAAAGCACCGACCAGTTCAGCATGTCCATCAGCGCCGTATAGAGGTACCGGTTGGCGACATCCCCACGCACCACCCCCGCCCCCTTCGCCCCATCCAGCACCTCAAAAATGGTAGCCGAGTACCGCCCCCAAAGCCCATCCACCTCCGCCCGGTACTCCGCTGAAAGCGACCTGCACTCCATCACGCTCACGGAGAACTCACGCTGAAACTCCAGCGTCGTCGTCAGGTGAACACGAGCCAGCGTCCGCAACCGTTCAAGCGGCGTCGCAGCAAGCGCCAGTGCCGCCTCCGCCGTCTCGATCAGGTGTAGAAACGTCGGATAGCAGATCCCATGCAGCAGCTCTTCCTTCTTTGAAAAATGATGGTAGAGCGAAGGTTGCTGAATCCCCAGCGCAGCCGCCACATCCCGCGTCGTCGTAGGCTTATAGCCCTTCTTCCAGAACAGATCGAGCGCCACCCCACGCAGCCTCTCCGCCACCGCCTCGGTGCCCAGGCTCTCGTCTTGATTGAGCGGCTGCAGCGGCTGGACCCCCGAATCTCTCAAGCCATCAAACCCGACATACGAACGATTGTGTCACGCCAACGCGGCCCATGGAAACGCACCTCAACCACTCACCCACAATCAATCCAGCGGTTTGAGATGACCCAGATTCCCCCGCGCCTCCGTCAACCCCGGATTGATCTCCAGCGCCCGCAGAAAATCCCGCCGCGCCGCCACCTTATCCCCCGCCCGAGCCTCCATCACCCCCAGGTCGTTCCAGTCGTTCGCATCCCGCAGAGCCAGCGCGACCACCTGTTGCTGCTCCCGCAGAGCCTCCGCCCCGCGCCCCATCTGTGACAGCACCTGCGCCAGCGCACGATGCGGCTCCGGGTCCTTCGCAGCCAGCGCCTCCCACGCCCGAAGCTGCACCAACGCCTCTTCAAACTCCTCGCCGCCCGCATACACCAGCGCCAGCAGATGATGCGCCTCCGCATCCTCAGGGTGTCGAGCCAGCATCCCCACCAGCAGCGGCTTTGCCCCCGCCGCATCACCCAGCCGCACATCCAGCGTAGCCAGATCGAACGCAGCATCCGTATAGCCGCCATCTACCTTCAACGCCGCCTCATACCGCACCTTCGCCCCCGTATCATCGCCACGAGCCTGCAGCGCAGACCCCAGCGCCGTCAGCACCCGCGCACTCCCCGGCGTCAGCCCGTCGAGCTGCGTATAAAGCTCCACCGCCCGCGCCGCCGCCCCCGTACTCAACTTCAGCGCCGCCAGGTTATACAGCGCAATCGCATCCCCCGGATTCTTCCGCAGCACGGAGCTCATCCACGCCCCCTCCAGCGCCTGCCGAGACGCCAGCGTATCCACCTCCGGCAGCACCTGCACCCACAGGTGCGCCATCTCATCCTCAGACCGGTTGCCCGCCCTCACCACCACCGGCGGCGAGTGCGGATTATGGATATTCCCCGTGCTGTTGTCATACACATACCGCATATGCAGAACGCTCCCCCCAGGCAGCTTCATCGGCTCCGCCAGCCGGTACACGGACTGCCGGTCGATATCCCACTCCGGAATCAAAATCAGATCCCGCCTCGCACCATCCGGCGTCACCGCCCAGCCTTCCATCCGCCGGGCCAGATAATGCGCATGCGGATACACGCCCAGCACAGACACCGCCACCGGCAGCGTCAACGCATCTTCCACCGGAAAGCTCGCATCGCCTGCGGGGATGTTCAGCGCCGCATCATGCTCCAGTTGCAGCAGCATCGGATGAAGCTCCGCCGGCGTCTTCGTAAAGTACAGCCCAATCCGAGCCCGCGTCGTCTCCGCCTTACCGGAGGGCTTCAGGTGCAGGTTCAGCACAAGGTCATTGCCCGCGTCGAGCCGCCACGGCATCCCCGGTGCCTCCACCAGCGCAGTCGAATCCGGCTTCCAGAACAGGAAGTGGCTGTCCGGATCAAAGTCGTCCCCGGAGTCCACCTCGATATCCATCCCCGGCACCCCGCGCCTCCACTCCGGATGCGTCCTCCGCAGGGAAGCCGTCCGGTCGATCAGCACGTTCGCATGATGCACCACCTGCGGATTACCCGGCTTGATCTCCATCGCTCTCACCCAATGTGTACCGGCCAGTGGATTCGGCAGAATCACATTCGTAAAGAAGTCGCTGCCAGAGGCCGGCACCGACACCGCAGTCTGCGTCTCCACAATCAAATCCGGCTCGCCAAGCTGCCACGCGCTCGTATACACCGGAGCCTTCGCGACCGGCCCCGCTCCTTCGATCGCCCCCGCCGCAATCCACCGGTGCAGCAGCGCCACCGTCTCCGCAGGCAGATGACGATCGCCCTGAAACCTGCCATGCCCCTCCTCCGGCAACCACGGCGGCATATACCGCGTCGTCACCGCCGTATCGATCACCGAAGCAAACCGCTTCGCCTCCGCATACGTCATCAACGCAAACGGCCCCGAGCCCCCCGTATGATGACAACCCGTACAGCTCTGATACAGCACCGGCGCAACATCATGCCGCCACGTCGGCGCACTCTGCGCCCCCGCGACCCCCGCAAGCCAAAGCATCAGAGACCCAACAAACCTCATCGCGCCCCTCGGCTCACAATCGAGCACCCCACCAGCCCACCCGGATCAGCCACCACCGGCCTCCCCGCCAGCACGCTCCGCACCGCCGCCTCCACAAAGTGTTCCGTAGCCGCAGGCCGCTCCTGCCCAAGATGTACGAACCGGTCATCCACCCGCCCCGCATAAACCGTCTTCCACCCACCCGCCCCACTCCGCACCAGCACCACCGCCTCCGGCGTCACCTTCGCATGAGTCAACCGCACCAGCGCCCCATCCGCATCGCCCAGCGTCACGCCCCCCGCATCGAACTCCCGCTGATGCACCCGAATCCCCGCAGCCGTCTCCCCCACATTCGGATACACATACCGGACCACAACTCCCTGCGAAGCAAAGCTCTCCCTCACCCGCTTCATCTCCGGAAACGTCCGGTTCGACACAGGACAATCGGAAGCCACAAAGAACAGCACCACCGCCCGC is a window of Granulicella tundricola MP5ACTX9 DNA encoding:
- a CDS encoding MFS transporter — its product is MAALSLNLAGWWRHRAPGPDLRRILLAAILYNVGLSAYLFLFSLFLMDHGFTERTLGLVATAMVLGTMAGTLPIGLLAARFGLSRVVLTCLLLVGPIFIARTAFLTLPIQLALAFLSGMVVCGWVVGLSPLVAGVSTEAKRPFAFSLLFSVAILSCGAGGFLGGHLPGWLARVVHSPSQSAVLIAGSLLAMTAAWPIARLTPALRHALAPSPTRSILPPTHLLRFFAAGSFYAAAIGCFTPFVGVFFVHRLGFGLGPLGTLFSVLQALEALAVLAMPFLLRRLSLPSGILATQLAGACSLTLLAGSHGGLQSAIGLCGYLAAFHMSEPFFQTLLMNRAAPQERSSASAAWFLANSLAQAAAATLGGAIIARYGYPVLFAGAIAAMIAAAACLRLALQPTQQGRPEAPSPMPEIEVNPIGV
- a CDS encoding TetR family transcriptional regulator yields the protein MRDSGVQPLQPLNQDESLGTEAVAERLRGVALDLFWKKGYKPTTTRDVAAALGIQQPSLYHHFSKKEELLHGICYPTFLHLIETAEAALALAATPLERLRTLARVHLTTTLEFQREFSVSVMECRSLSAEYRAEVDGLWGRYSATIFEVLDGAKGAGVVRGDVANRYLYTALMDMLNWSVLWYRPGAAYTVDELDGIFFSIYLNGAMTASTRAAWKGDSTVREVVAGVAKGPELRLGHARLLDAACALFARSGYFATSMREIAEAAGIQKATVYHYASSKEDLIYQISRAAVEHLHAGVEGALAGRTDPIERVHVLITAHVVCLLEHQSWHASANDELHALTGERKREIVERRDGYEGLLRGVFGEAQEAGLLRGDVPVKLMGLVLLGMVNCIYPWYSAETDLTPVELGALLSDLFLTGCSA
- a CDS encoding tetratricopeptide repeat protein; translated protein: MRFVGSLMLWLAGVAGAQSAPTWRHDVAPVLYQSCTGCHHTGGSGPFALMTYAEAKRFASVIDTAVTTRYMPPWLPEEGHGRFQGDRHLPAETVALLHRWIAAGAIEGAGPVAKAPVYTSAWQLGEPDLIVETQTAVSVPASGSDFFTNVILPNPLAGTHWVRAMEIKPGNPQVVHHANVLIDRTASLRRTHPEWRRGVPGMDIEVDSGDDFDPDSHFLFWKPDSTALVEAPGMPWRLDAGNDLVLNLHLKPSGKAETTRARIGLYFTKTPAELHPMLLQLEHDAALNIPAGDASFPVEDALTLPVAVSVLGVYPHAHYLARRMEGWAVTPDGARRDLILIPEWDIDRQSVYRLAEPMKLPGGSVLHMRYVYDNSTGNIHNPHSPPVVVRAGNRSEDEMAHLWVQVLPEVDTLASRQALEGAWMSSVLRKNPGDAIALYNLAALKLSTGAAARAVELYTQLDGLTPGSARVLTALGSALQARGDDTGAKVRYEAALKVDGGYTDAAFDLATLDVRLGDAAGAKPLLVGMLARHPEDAEAHHLLALVYAGGEEFEEALVQLRAWEALAAKDPEPHRALAQVLSQMGRGAEALREQQQVVALALRDANDWNDLGVMEARAGDKVAARRDFLRALEINPGLTEARGNLGHLKPLD
- a CDS encoding thioredoxin domain-containing protein, with the translated sequence MLRVALSFVLCLIVTAAFGQGALDRVAVPGARAVVLFFVASDCPVSNRTFPEMKRVRESFASQGVVVRYVYPNVGETAAGIRVHQREFDAGGVTLGDADGALVRLTHAKVTPEAVVLVRSGAGGWKTVYAGRVDDRFVHLGQERPAATEHFVEAAVRSVLAGRPVVADPGGLVGCSIVSRGAR